From the Prosthecodimorpha staleyi genome, one window contains:
- a CDS encoding adenosylcobinamide amidohydrolase, with protein MSVAEIAIDCRQPWLVARFAGPRRMLSWSPNRPGFAVADAVAWLEVTDADVVDLSDPAGYLRARLAAASLQRAVGLMTARDVRRHHLGHSTVDGIGATALTTAGLTNGERIGERCTDPALRAAAGTINTLVHVTVPLTRGAFLEAMSLAVQARTVAVAEAGIRRGGSIITGTGTDCLVVAAPPGPQPAVYAGLHTAIGEAVGAAVLSATRAAVAGWVADQTGNAP; from the coding sequence ATGAGCGTTGCGGAGATCGCGATCGACTGCCGGCAGCCCTGGCTGGTCGCGCGTTTCGCCGGTCCGCGCCGGATGCTGAGCTGGTCGCCGAACCGGCCGGGCTTCGCCGTCGCCGATGCCGTCGCCTGGCTCGAAGTGACCGATGCCGACGTGGTCGACCTGTCCGATCCGGCCGGCTACCTGCGCGCCCGGCTCGCCGCCGCGAGTCTGCAGCGGGCGGTCGGCCTGATGACCGCCCGCGACGTTCGCCGCCACCACCTGGGTCACAGCACGGTCGACGGGATCGGCGCGACCGCGCTGACCACGGCCGGCCTGACCAATGGCGAGCGGATCGGCGAGCGGTGCACCGATCCCGCCCTGCGGGCGGCCGCCGGGACGATCAACACGCTGGTCCACGTCACGGTTCCGCTCACGCGCGGCGCGTTCCTTGAGGCGATGAGCCTCGCCGTGCAGGCGCGCACCGTCGCGGTGGCGGAGGCGGGCATCCGGCGCGGAGGCTCGATCATCACCGGCACCGGCACGGACTGCCTGGTTGTCGCCGCGCCGCCGGGCCCGCAGCCAGCGGTCTATGCCGGCCTGCATACCGCCATCGGCGAGGCCGTCGGGGCCGCGGTCCTGTCCGCCACACGCGCGGCCGTGGCCGGATGGGTCGCCGATCAGACCGGGAATGCGCCATGA
- a CDS encoding DUF6867 family protein produces MEKLQGVLYEEESIRLFLAVTVVMGGWAAWMTGKACASTWRPYWTVFLYMLVLGAVVRYLHFALFGGTLLSAQFYLVDMAVAQVFAAIGYRQMRTRQMVTKYNWLYAPLGPLSWRSRV; encoded by the coding sequence ATGGAAAAGCTCCAGGGCGTTCTCTACGAAGAGGAAAGCATCCGGCTGTTCCTCGCCGTGACGGTGGTGATGGGCGGCTGGGCCGCCTGGATGACGGGCAAGGCCTGCGCCTCGACCTGGCGGCCCTACTGGACCGTCTTCCTCTACATGCTGGTGCTCGGCGCGGTCGTCCGCTACCTGCACTTCGCGCTGTTCGGCGGCACGCTTCTTTCGGCGCAATTCTATCTGGTCGACATGGCGGTCGCGCAGGTGTTCGCGGCGATCGGATACCGCCAGATGCGGACGCGCCAGATGGTGACGAAATACAACTGGCTCTACGCGCCGCTGGGCCCGCTCAGCTGGCGCAGCCGCGTCTGA
- a CDS encoding branched-chain amino acid ABC transporter substrate-binding protein, whose product MKKIWLASTVLAASMAFAGMAHADIKLGVAGPITGPNAAFGAQLKNGTEQAVEDINAAGGILGQKIVLSVGDDVSDPKQGVSVANKFVGDGIKLVVGHFNSGVTMPASEVYAENGILTVTPSATNPKITERGLWNVFRTCGRDDQQGRLWADYAKQHFKGKKIAVVHDKTTYGQGLADAAKGFMNKDGIKEVLYEGVNTGEKDYSALVSKIKASGADILMWGGLHTEGGLIVRQMRDQGLKTVMMSGDGITDDEFASIGGDGVIGTLMSFGPDPRNNPAAKDVVAKFKAKNFDPQAYTLYSYAAVQIMKQAAEKANSLDPKKIADAMHSGMTFKTVLGDISYDKKGDRTTVDYVMYTWNKGADGKVTYTQNK is encoded by the coding sequence ATGAAGAAGATCTGGTTGGCCAGCACCGTCCTGGCGGCCTCGATGGCCTTCGCCGGCATGGCCCATGCCGACATCAAGCTCGGCGTCGCCGGCCCGATCACGGGTCCGAACGCCGCGTTCGGCGCCCAGCTCAAGAACGGCACCGAGCAGGCCGTCGAAGACATCAACGCCGCCGGCGGCATCCTCGGCCAGAAGATCGTGCTGTCGGTCGGCGACGACGTCTCCGATCCGAAGCAGGGCGTCTCGGTCGCCAACAAGTTCGTCGGCGACGGCATCAAGCTGGTGGTCGGCCACTTCAACTCCGGTGTCACCATGCCGGCGTCCGAGGTCTATGCGGAGAACGGCATCCTGACCGTCACCCCGTCGGCCACCAACCCGAAGATCACCGAGCGTGGCCTCTGGAACGTGTTCCGCACCTGCGGCCGCGACGACCAGCAGGGCCGGCTGTGGGCGGACTACGCCAAGCAGCACTTCAAGGGCAAGAAGATCGCCGTCGTTCATGACAAGACCACCTATGGCCAGGGTCTCGCCGACGCTGCCAAGGGCTTCATGAACAAGGACGGCATCAAGGAAGTCCTGTACGAAGGCGTGAACACCGGCGAGAAGGACTATTCGGCGCTGGTCTCCAAGATCAAGGCGTCGGGCGCCGACATCCTGATGTGGGGTGGCCTGCACACCGAAGGCGGCCTGATCGTGCGCCAGATGCGCGACCAGGGCCTGAAGACCGTGATGATGTCCGGCGACGGCATCACCGACGACGAGTTCGCCTCGATCGGCGGCGACGGCGTGATCGGCACCCTGATGTCGTTCGGCCCGGATCCGCGCAACAACCCGGCCGCCAAGGACGTGGTTGCCAAGTTCAAGGCCAAGAACTTCGATCCGCAGGCCTACACGCTCTACTCCTATGCGGCCGTGCAGATCATGAAGCAGGCGGCCGAGAAGGCCAACTCGCTCGACCCGAAGAAGATCGCCGACGCGATGCATTCGGGCATGACCTTCAAGACCGTGCTCGGCGACATCTCCTACGACAAGAAGGGTGACCGCACCACCGTCGACTACGTGATGTACACCTGGAACAAGGGTGCCGACGGCAAGGTCACCTATACGCAGAACAAGTGA
- a CDS encoding TonB-dependent receptor plug domain-containing protein yields MNRHRRALLAAAAICACGGPASAQDAAQDKKLDLGTIVVSANRTPTDAAKVGSAVTVIDRATLERARETYVKDYLDRVPGLNFAQIGGPGGLTSVMMRGANAAYIMVRIDGIEVSDPTKTQTAAALEHMLVGDVERIEILCGSQSALYGGTAVAGVIDITTRRADGPGVSHRAAVEVGSFGTVSGRYGLSAATDSSEVNISIERAKTDGISSADSRAGNREKDGYDNTTFSANAATRLNEAFRVFGALRYSRHDSAFDDFVWGVGPTDEVKGTPRNRTIGEDAGIRVGADLDLMDGRWKNTLAIQHYDTQSTTWGGYPGHYDGDRTKLEYLGSFRLNDMLAFSFGADYARETARSSEGLSGTIDNAGAFAQASLEPIAGLTLTGALRNDHHSTFGDHPTARATAAYRLFEGTKVRASWGTGFRPPSAYELFAPIYGNRSLKPEESRSLDAGIDQSFWDGRLTLSATVFKLDTRDLIQFAYDTGVGAYRYLQVPGLSQRRGIELAGKVQALDWLALDGSYTFTQAEQADGSPLLRVPRHKATVGATVTAIERTTVSVRGTWVDDMRDTDYSVILPDFSSPVRKLPAYFLLDATVTYRLTDTFDLTLRGRNLLDQRYQTVWGYGTPGASVYAGLSARF; encoded by the coding sequence ATGAACAGGCACCGCCGCGCCCTGTTGGCGGCCGCAGCGATCTGCGCATGCGGCGGGCCGGCGTCGGCCCAGGACGCCGCCCAGGATAAAAAGCTCGATCTCGGCACCATCGTGGTGTCGGCGAACCGCACGCCGACCGATGCCGCCAAGGTCGGCTCGGCGGTCACGGTGATCGACCGAGCCACGCTGGAGCGCGCCCGGGAGACCTACGTCAAGGACTACCTCGACCGCGTGCCCGGCTTGAATTTCGCCCAGATCGGCGGTCCCGGCGGTCTGACCTCCGTGATGATGCGCGGCGCCAACGCCGCCTACATCATGGTCCGGATCGATGGCATCGAGGTGTCCGATCCGACCAAGACGCAGACCGCGGCCGCGCTGGAGCACATGCTGGTCGGCGATGTCGAGCGGATCGAGATCCTGTGCGGTTCGCAATCGGCGCTCTATGGCGGCACGGCGGTCGCCGGCGTGATCGACATCACCACGCGCCGGGCCGACGGTCCCGGCGTCAGCCACCGCGCCGCCGTCGAGGTCGGATCCTTCGGAACCGTGTCCGGGCGCTACGGCCTCTCGGCGGCGACCGATTCCAGCGAGGTCAACATCTCGATCGAGCGGGCCAAGACCGACGGCATCTCGTCGGCCGATTCCCGCGCCGGCAATCGCGAGAAGGACGGATACGACAACACCACCTTCTCGGCCAATGCCGCCACGCGTCTGAACGAGGCATTCCGGGTGTTTGGCGCCTTGCGCTACAGCCGCCACGACAGCGCCTTCGACGATTTCGTCTGGGGTGTCGGTCCGACCGACGAGGTCAAGGGCACGCCGCGCAACCGGACCATCGGCGAGGATGCCGGCATTCGCGTCGGTGCCGATCTCGATCTGATGGACGGGCGCTGGAAGAACACCTTGGCGATCCAGCACTACGACACCCAGAGCACCACTTGGGGCGGCTATCCGGGCCATTACGACGGCGACCGGACGAAGCTCGAATATCTCGGCAGCTTCCGGCTGAACGACATGCTGGCCTTCTCGTTCGGAGCCGACTACGCGCGCGAGACGGCACGCTCTTCCGAGGGTCTGTCGGGGACGATCGACAATGCCGGCGCCTTCGCGCAGGCCTCGCTGGAACCGATCGCCGGCCTGACCCTGACCGGCGCGCTGCGCAACGACCATCATTCGACCTTCGGCGACCATCCGACCGCGCGGGCGACGGCGGCCTACCGTCTGTTCGAGGGCACCAAGGTGCGCGCCAGCTGGGGCACCGGCTTCCGCCCGCCCTCGGCCTACGAACTGTTCGCACCGATCTACGGCAACCGGTCCCTGAAGCCGGAGGAGAGCCGCAGCCTGGACGCCGGCATCGACCAGAGTTTCTGGGACGGTCGGCTGACCCTTTCGGCGACGGTCTTCAAGCTGGACACGCGGGATCTGATTCAGTTCGCCTACGATACCGGCGTCGGCGCCTACCGCTACCTGCAGGTGCCGGGCCTGAGCCAGCGGCGCGGCATCGAACTCGCCGGCAAGGTCCAGGCGCTCGACTGGCTCGCCCTCGACGGCAGCTACACCTTCACGCAAGCCGAACAGGCGGACGGCTCGCCGCTCCTGCGCGTGCCGCGCCACAAGGCGACCGTCGGCGCCACGGTGACGGCGATCGAAAGGACGACGGTCTCGGTGCGTGGAACCTGGGTCGACGACATGCGCGACACGGACTATTCGGTCATCCTGCCGGACTTCAGTTCGCCGGTGCGCAAGCTGCCCGCCTATTTCCTGCTCGACGCGACGGTGACCTACCGGCTGACCGACACCTTCGACCTGACCCTGCGCGGCCGCAACCTGCTCGACCAGCGCTATCAGACCGTGTGGGGCTACGGCACGCCCGGCGCCTCGGTCTATGCCGGCCTGTCGGCGCGGTTCTGA
- a CDS encoding TonB family protein, which produces MKPMAILPGPAPSRTMIGALLLSLAIHAGAGAIVSGIWSPTAPAGDPVALDAIDAELLEAGAVGTGAVVEAPEPAGRTPAPAATGAERAEAVDPPRVVPTLDVAPEAVAAIAPPPLTAPAETATVDRSLPPSRVDEVVPSEPDPTLVTSAAADMPPPEQEASAPEARLAEPAPIAPALAARSPAASADAAIVPPGPAAPPAPARAAATDAPPEATDPAILPAPLAAAIRPAPEPKPAAETKPAPEPAREPKPAAPSRARPEPTRPRSVAAAPPPDRSSTRPKADGGPTGALAPHPPGPARTATAVGGGVPAGGRSETARPAARAAGSGDAADPIARYMAAVRARIVSRQQPGDGSQGTVVVSFEVRRDGGLEQIAAISGGTGDLKSAAIRIVRAAAPAPPFPDTIGAARLRMTVALRFE; this is translated from the coding sequence ATGAAACCGATGGCGATTCTCCCCGGTCCGGCACCGTCCCGGACGATGATCGGCGCGCTTCTGCTCTCGCTCGCCATTCACGCGGGCGCCGGCGCCATCGTCTCCGGCATCTGGTCCCCGACCGCGCCGGCCGGTGATCCGGTCGCCCTGGATGCGATCGACGCCGAACTCCTGGAAGCGGGTGCCGTCGGAACGGGGGCCGTCGTCGAGGCGCCCGAACCGGCGGGCCGAACGCCCGCACCCGCTGCGACCGGCGCCGAACGGGCGGAGGCGGTCGATCCGCCGCGGGTCGTTCCGACCCTGGATGTCGCCCCCGAGGCGGTCGCAGCGATCGCACCGCCGCCGCTGACGGCGCCCGCCGAAACGGCAACCGTCGACCGGTCCCTCCCGCCGTCCCGCGTCGATGAGGTCGTGCCGTCCGAACCGGACCCGACACTCGTCACGAGCGCCGCGGCAGACATGCCGCCGCCCGAGCAAGAGGCTTCGGCACCGGAGGCCCGGCTGGCGGAACCCGCTCCGATCGCTCCGGCCTTGGCCGCCCGGTCACCGGCCGCTTCGGCGGACGCCGCGATCGTGCCACCCGGTCCCGCGGCGCCGCCCGCGCCGGCACGCGCGGCCGCCACGGATGCCCCGCCGGAGGCAACCGATCCGGCGATCCTGCCAGCGCCCCTTGCAGCCGCGATACGGCCGGCGCCCGAACCGAAGCCGGCGGCCGAGACCAAGCCCGCCCCCGAACCGGCGCGGGAACCGAAGCCCGCCGCCCCTTCCCGCGCGCGGCCCGAACCGACCCGACCGCGAAGCGTCGCCGCCGCGCCTCCCCCCGACCGTTCCTCGACCCGCCCGAAGGCCGACGGCGGTCCGACCGGCGCGCTCGCGCCGCATCCCCCCGGGCCGGCCAGGACCGCCACGGCGGTCGGCGGCGGCGTACCGGCGGGCGGTAGGAGCGAAACCGCCCGGCCGGCGGCCCGGGCGGCGGGGTCGGGAGACGCTGCCGATCCGATCGCCCGCTACATGGCAGCGGTCAGGGCGCGCATCGTCAGCCGGCAGCAGCCGGGCGACGGCTCCCAGGGCACGGTCGTGGTCAGCTTCGAGGTCCGGCGGGACGGTGGGCTGGAGCAGATCGCCGCGATCAGCGGCGGGACCGGCGACCTCAAGTCGGCCGCGATCCGCATCGTGCGCGCAGCCGCGCCCGCGCCGCCTTTCCCCGATACGATCGGCGCGGCACGCCTGCGCATGACCGTCGCGCTGCGTTTCGAATAG
- a CDS encoding MFS transporter, with protein MSHAGTSPSFADEATDALARERGNVIRLTVAQALAGANAVVVYATGAIIGNMLAPSPALATLPISVFVIGMAACTLPAGRIAQRYGRRVAFLSGTGCGVLVGLLSALAVILGSFWLFCCATFFGGAYAAVVLSFRFAATDGVAPARRPRALSFVMAGGVFAGVLGPQLVTHTMNLWPPFLFAATYLAQAAVAALSALVLMGVRLPAPTPGEVAGGRPLGEIARQPRFVTAVVCGVVSYLLMNFIMTAAPLAMRLCGLSQEDANLGLQWHVIAMYAPSFFTGPLISRFGAPRVVAAGLALTAVAAMVGLAGIDVAHFWLSLILLGLGWNFGFIGASALVLECHRPEEKTRVQSLNDFVVFGTMAIGSLSSGGLLTIYGWDTVLWVSFLPLAVAVGALLATGWRKPAAAALG; from the coding sequence ATGTCGCACGCGGGAACCAGCCCGTCATTCGCCGACGAGGCCACCGACGCCTTGGCGCGAGAACGCGGCAATGTGATCCGGCTGACGGTCGCACAGGCCCTCGCCGGCGCCAACGCGGTGGTCGTCTATGCTACCGGCGCGATTATCGGCAACATGCTGGCACCGAGCCCTGCGTTGGCGACCCTGCCGATCTCAGTCTTCGTGATCGGCATGGCCGCCTGCACCCTGCCGGCCGGCCGGATCGCGCAACGCTACGGCCGGCGGGTCGCCTTCCTGTCGGGAACCGGCTGCGGCGTTCTGGTCGGACTGCTCTCGGCGCTGGCGGTCATCCTCGGCTCGTTCTGGCTCTTCTGCTGCGCGACCTTCTTCGGCGGCGCCTATGCGGCGGTGGTGCTCTCGTTCCGGTTCGCAGCCACCGACGGCGTTGCGCCGGCTCGGCGGCCGCGCGCGCTGTCCTTCGTCATGGCCGGCGGGGTCTTCGCGGGCGTGCTCGGCCCGCAGCTCGTCACCCATACGATGAACCTCTGGCCGCCCTTTCTGTTCGCTGCCACCTATCTCGCCCAGGCCGCCGTGGCGGCTCTGTCGGCGCTGGTCCTGATGGGCGTCCGCCTGCCGGCGCCGACGCCCGGCGAGGTCGCCGGCGGCCGTCCGCTCGGCGAGATCGCGCGCCAGCCGCGCTTCGTGACCGCGGTCGTCTGCGGCGTCGTCTCCTACCTGCTGATGAATTTCATCATGACCGCCGCGCCGCTCGCCATGCGCCTTTGCGGGCTGTCCCAGGAGGATGCCAATCTCGGCCTGCAGTGGCACGTCATCGCCATGTATGCACCGAGTTTCTTCACCGGTCCGCTGATCAGCCGCTTCGGCGCGCCGCGCGTGGTCGCCGCCGGTCTCGCCCTGACGGCCGTGGCGGCCATGGTCGGGCTCGCCGGGATCGATGTCGCCCATTTCTGGCTGAGCCTGATCCTGCTCGGCCTGGGCTGGAACTTCGGCTTCATCGGCGCGTCCGCCCTGGTGCTTGAATGTCACCGCCCGGAGGAGAAGACGCGGGTCCAGTCGCTCAACGACTTCGTCGTGTTCGGGACGATGGCGATCGGCTCGCTGTCGTCCGGGGGGCTCCTGACCATCTACGGCTGGGACACGGTCCTTTGGGTCTCCTTCCTGCCGCTGGCTGTCGCCGTCGGGGCGCTTCTGGCAACCGGGTGGCGCAAACCGGCCGCCGCGGCCCTCGGCTGA
- a CDS encoding FecCD family ABC transporter permease, with protein MTLSVPERWLLPLLGVLTLALAAVSLTIGAAGLAPLRALAALVVDDGVISIVMREIRLPRAILSVSIGAALGLSGAALQGYLRNPLADAGLMGIGPGAALGAVAAIYGGLSALFPLALPLLALAGGFVAMTLVLAMAGRGDGPSGLILAGVAVSSLAGALTALALSLSENPFAALEIVYWMLGSLNDRSMLHVWLALPFMAVGGLLLVFAGRGLDALSLGAETARSLGVNMSTLRILILAGTAATVGAATAIAGAIGFVGLVVPHLLRPLVGARPSRLLAASALGGAALLTAADIAARLVAPDRDLKLGVVTALIGTPFFLRLIAAGRGGAR; from the coding sequence ATGACCCTATCGGTGCCGGAGCGCTGGCTTCTCCCGCTCCTCGGCGTGCTGACACTCGCCCTGGCGGCGGTCTCGCTGACGATCGGCGCGGCGGGACTCGCACCCTTGCGGGCTCTGGCGGCCCTGGTCGTCGACGACGGCGTGATCTCGATCGTGATGCGCGAGATCCGGCTGCCGCGGGCGATCCTGTCGGTCTCGATCGGTGCCGCGCTCGGCCTCTCGGGAGCCGCCCTGCAGGGCTATCTGCGCAATCCGCTTGCCGATGCCGGCCTGATGGGGATCGGGCCGGGCGCCGCGCTCGGCGCGGTGGCGGCGATCTACGGCGGACTCTCGGCCTTGTTTCCGCTCGCCCTGCCGCTGCTGGCGCTGGCCGGCGGCTTCGTCGCCATGACGCTGGTGCTGGCCATGGCCGGGCGCGGCGACGGACCGTCGGGTCTGATCCTCGCCGGGGTCGCCGTCTCAAGCCTCGCCGGCGCCCTGACCGCGCTCGCCCTCAGCCTGTCGGAAAACCCCTTCGCGGCCCTCGAAATCGTCTACTGGATGCTCGGTTCCCTCAACGATCGCTCGATGCTGCATGTCTGGCTCGCCCTGCCCTTCATGGCCGTCGGCGGCCTGCTGCTGGTCTTCGCCGGGCGCGGGCTCGATGCCCTTTCGCTCGGCGCGGAGACGGCACGCAGTCTCGGCGTGAACATGAGCACGCTCAGGATCCTGATCCTGGCCGGAACGGCCGCCACGGTCGGGGCGGCCACGGCGATCGCCGGGGCGATCGGCTTCGTCGGGCTGGTCGTGCCGCATCTTCTCCGCCCGCTGGTCGGCGCGCGGCCGAGCCGGCTCCTGGCCGCCAGCGCGCTCGGCGGCGCCGCGCTCCTGACGGCCGCCGACATCGCCGCGCGTCTCGTCGCCCCGGACCGCGACCTGAAGCTCGGCGTCGTCACGGCACTGATCGGAACGCCCTTCTTTCTTCGCCTGATCGCGGCCGGCCGGGGCGGAGCACGATGA
- a CDS encoding ABC transporter ATP-binding protein, whose protein sequence is MTLLEARALSVALDGRPVLDRVDLTLKAGEFVGLIGPNGAGKSTLLRALAGLLPTGGTVAVAGTLLDRLSAPARAQRIAYVAQAREVAWSLAVEAVVGLGRLPHRPAFAPETRDDRAAIEAALTTMTLQSLRGHRVDRLSGGELARVLIARALAQDARLLLADEPAAGLDPAHQIALMNVFRRLAGAGRTVLASLHDLNLAARWCDRVIVLAGGRIVAAGAPEAVLSAGLLASVYGIEAHVDRDPGGLLLVPTGLSDRSATATPSEDWS, encoded by the coding sequence ATGACCCTGCTGGAGGCCCGCGCTCTGTCCGTCGCGCTCGACGGCCGTCCGGTCCTCGACCGGGTCGATCTTACGCTCAAGGCAGGCGAATTCGTCGGCCTGATCGGCCCGAACGGGGCCGGCAAGTCGACGCTGCTGCGCGCACTCGCCGGCCTCCTGCCGACGGGCGGCACGGTCGCCGTCGCGGGCACGCTCCTCGACCGGCTGTCCGCCCCGGCGCGCGCGCAGCGCATCGCCTATGTTGCGCAGGCGCGCGAGGTGGCCTGGTCGCTCGCCGTCGAAGCCGTGGTCGGCCTCGGCCGCCTGCCGCATCGACCGGCCTTCGCGCCGGAAACGCGGGACGACCGGGCCGCGATCGAGGCGGCGCTGACGACCATGACGCTCCAGAGCTTGCGCGGACACCGGGTCGACCGGCTGTCCGGCGGCGAACTGGCGCGCGTCCTGATCGCGCGGGCCCTCGCCCAGGACGCCCGCCTGCTGCTCGCCGACGAGCCGGCGGCCGGGCTCGATCCGGCCCACCAGATCGCCCTGATGAACGTCTTTCGCCGTCTGGCCGGCGCCGGCCGCACGGTGCTTGCCTCGCTGCACGACTTGAACCTCGCCGCGCGCTGGTGCGACCGGGTGATCGTCCTCGCCGGTGGCCGGATCGTCGCGGCGGGAGCGCCGGAAGCGGTCCTGAGCGCGGGCCTGCTGGCGTCGGTCTACGGGATAGAGGCCCATGTCGATCGAGACCCGGGCGGCCTCCTGCTCGTCCCGACCGGCCTTTCCGATCGATCGGCCACCGCCACGCCCTCCGAGGATTGGTCATGA
- a CDS encoding ABC transporter substrate-binding protein codes for MVLSMTAAVRLEAAEPPRRVVSVNLCTDQLALLLAAPGQLVSVSRLAHDPTMAALAEAAQRIPANGGTAEEIYLLRPDLVLAGTYTTRQSLDMLRRLGIRVEAFPPEQSLDDIRRHIRRMGALLDREAAAEDLLARFEADLAVLARPRTAASPLAAVYFGASGTAGRDSLVDAVLAAAGWRNLAAEIGVVGVGLLPLERLVVAAPDAVIGEAPDPGGPALAHASYRHPALLAAIRSATGVTVLPDRLTICGGPFTLEAVRQLRALADRMAAARPPAADGSGAPGPGIAADIEARP; via the coding sequence ATGGTGCTGTCCATGACGGCCGCAGTGCGCCTCGAGGCCGCCGAACCGCCCCGGCGCGTCGTCTCGGTCAATCTGTGCACGGATCAGCTGGCGCTGCTCCTGGCGGCGCCGGGTCAGCTGGTTTCCGTCTCGAGGCTCGCCCATGACCCGACCATGGCGGCGCTGGCCGAGGCCGCGCAGAGGATTCCGGCGAATGGCGGGACGGCGGAGGAGATCTATCTTCTCCGGCCGGACCTCGTGCTCGCCGGCACCTACACGACCCGCCAGAGCCTCGACATGCTGCGGCGGCTGGGCATCCGCGTCGAGGCGTTTCCGCCCGAACAGTCCCTCGACGACATCCGCCGGCACATCCGGCGCATGGGTGCGTTGCTGGACCGGGAGGCCGCAGCGGAGGACCTGCTGGCGCGCTTCGAGGCCGATCTGGCCGTCCTGGCGCGCCCCCGGACGGCCGCGTCGCCGCTCGCCGCCGTCTATTTCGGGGCCTCCGGCACCGCCGGGCGCGACAGCCTGGTCGATGCGGTCCTGGCCGCCGCCGGCTGGCGCAATCTGGCCGCGGAAATCGGTGTCGTCGGCGTCGGACTGCTGCCGTTGGAGCGCCTTGTTGTCGCCGCTCCCGATGCGGTGATCGGAGAGGCTCCCGATCCCGGCGGCCCGGCGCTCGCCCACGCCAGCTACCGGCACCCGGCCCTTCTGGCCGCGATCCGCTCGGCCACCGGCGTCACTGTACTGCCCGACCGACTGACCATTTGCGGCGGCCCCTTCACGCTGGAAGCGGTCCGACAATTGCGCGCACTCGCCGACCGCATGGCGGCCGCCCGCCCGCCCGCCGCCGACGGCAGCGGCGCTCCCGGACCCGGCATCGCGGCGGACATCGAGGCCCGGCCATGA
- a CDS encoding P1 family peptidase: MSQPGPTNTIVDVAGLSVGNAGDIRLKSGVTVVIPEEPAIASVHVMGGAPGTRDTDLLAPDQTVDRVDAIVLSGGSAFGLDAASGVQAFLREQGRGFAIGPVSVPIVSAAILFDLLNGGNKDWGRYPPYRDLGYRAAAAATVDPPTVGSTGAGLGATTATLKGGLGSASLRLPSGITVGALVAVNAVGSVTIGDTGHFWAAAHEIDSEFGGFGYPSPFPPDATMARLKGAIRDDAGMAAADPSLGGNTTIALIATDAILTKAEAKRLAIMAHDGMARAIYPAHTPFDGDLVFALSTGRIRRAEPIADFVDLGIAAADVLARAIARGVYEARHTAGDLVPAWRVKFSAG; this comes from the coding sequence ATGTCCCAGCCCGGTCCCACCAATACCATCGTCGACGTTGCCGGCCTCTCCGTCGGCAATGCCGGCGACATCCGCCTCAAGTCCGGCGTCACCGTCGTCATTCCGGAGGAGCCGGCGATCGCGTCGGTGCACGTGATGGGCGGCGCACCGGGCACGCGCGATACCGATCTGCTGGCTCCGGACCAGACCGTCGACCGGGTCGACGCCATCGTCCTGTCGGGCGGCTCCGCCTTCGGCCTCGACGCCGCCTCCGGCGTTCAGGCCTTTCTGCGTGAGCAGGGGCGCGGCTTCGCTATCGGCCCGGTTTCCGTGCCGATCGTCTCGGCCGCGATCCTGTTCGACCTGCTCAACGGCGGCAACAAGGATTGGGGCCGGTATCCGCCCTATCGCGATCTCGGCTACCGCGCCGCCGCGGCGGCGACCGTCGATCCGCCGACCGTCGGATCGACCGGCGCCGGCCTCGGCGCCACCACCGCGACCCTCAAGGGCGGCCTCGGTTCGGCGAGCCTGCGCCTGCCTTCCGGGATTACGGTCGGCGCGCTGGTCGCGGTCAACGCCGTCGGCAGCGTCACCATCGGCGATACCGGGCATTTCTGGGCGGCCGCCCACGAGATCGACAGCGAATTCGGCGGCTTCGGATATCCGAGCCCGTTCCCGCCCGACGCCACCATGGCGCGCCTGAAGGGTGCGATCCGCGACGACGCCGGCATGGCTGCCGCCGATCCGAGCCTCGGCGGCAACACCACCATCGCGCTGATCGCAACCGACGCCATCCTGACCAAGGCGGAGGCGAAGCGTCTGGCCATCATGGCCCATGACGGCATGGCGCGGGCGATCTATCCGGCCCACACGCCCTTCGACGGCGATCTGGTCTTCGCCCTGTCGACGGGACGCATCCGGCGGGCGGAGCCGATCGCGGACTTCGTCGACCTCGGCATCGCCGCCGCCGACGTGCTGGCGCGCGCCATCGCCCGCGGCGTCTACGAGGCCCGGCACACTGCCGGCGACTTGGTGCCGGCCTGGCGGGTCAAGTTTTCGGCCGGCTGA